A genome region from Manis pentadactyla isolate mManPen7 chromosome 5, mManPen7.hap1, whole genome shotgun sequence includes the following:
- the GC gene encoding vitamin D-binding protein encodes MKRTLVLLLAFTFVRALERGRDYEKEKVCKELASLGKEDFASLSMVLYSRKFPSSTFDQISHLVKEVVSLTEACCAEGADPDCYDERTSALSAKSCERDSPYPVHPGTAECCTKEGLEQKLCMAALKHQPQEFPTYVEPTNDEICEAFRKDPKGFAEQFMYEYSINYGQAPLSLLVSYTKSYLSMVGSCCTSPSPTVCFLRERLQIKYLSLLTTMSSRVCSQYAAYGKEKSRLSHLIKLAQKVPTADLEDVLPLAEDVTTILAKCCESTSEDCMAKELPEYTVKICDNLSTKNSKFKDCCEEKTPMDIFMCIHFMPAAQPPQLPDVELPTSKHVCDKENTKAMDQYVFDLSRKNQVPEVFLSKILAPTLKSLGECCDSADSTGCFNAVGPQLKKELSSFIDKGQELCADYSENTFIEYKKKLAERLRAKLPDASSTELEELVDKRSDFASKCCSINSPPLYCDSEIDTEMKNVL; translated from the exons GCCGAGATTATGAAAAGGAGAAAGTCTGCAAGGAACTTGCCAGTCTGGGAAAAGAGGACTTCGCATCTTT GTCAATGGTCCTATACAGCAGAAAGTTTCCCAGCAGCACATTTGACCAGATCAGTCACCTCGTGAAAGAAGTTGTCTCTTTGACAGAAGCCTGCTGTGCTGAAGGGGCTGACCCTGACTGCTATGACGAGAGG ACCTCAGCATTGTCTGCTAAGTCCTGTGAAAGAGACTCTCCATACCCAGTCCATCCAGGAACGGCTGAGTGCTGCACCAAAGAGGGCCTTGAGCAGAAACTCTGCATGGCTGCCCTGAAGCACCAGCCACAAGAATTTCCTACCTATGTAGAACCAACAAATGATGAAATCTGTGAGGCATTCAGGAAAGATCCCAAGGGATTTGCTGAGCA ATTTATGTATGAATATTCCATTAATTATGGACAAGCTCCTCTGTCACTTTTAGTCAGTTACACCAAGAGTTATCTCTCTATGGTGGGGTCCTGCTGCACCTCACCAAGCCCAACAGTATGCTTTTTAAGAGAG AGACTCCAGATTAAATATTTATCGCTTCTCACCACCATGTCAAGTAGAGTCTGTTCACAATATGCTGCTTATGGGAAGGAGAAATCAAGGCTCAG CCATCTCATAAAATTAGCCCAGAAAGTGCCCACTGCTGATCTGGAGGATGTTTTGCCGCTCGCTGAAGATGTTACCACAATCCTCGCCAAGTGCTGTGAGTCCACCTCTGAGGACTGCATGGCCAAGGAG CTGCCTGAATACACAGTAAAAATCTGTGACAATTTATCTACTAAGAACTCTAAGTTTAAGGACTGTTGTGAAGAAAAAACACCCATGGACATTTTTATGTGCATTCACTTCATGCCAGCTGCCCAGCCCCCTCAGTTGCCAGATGTTGAGTTGCCCACAAGTAAACATgtgtgtgacaaagaaaacaccaAAGCCATGGATCA GTATGTGTTTGACCTAAGTAGGAAGAATCAAGTTCCAGAAGTATTCCTCAGTAAAATACTTGCACCAACCCTGAAAAGCCTTGGTGAATGCTGCGATTCTGCAGACTCTACTGGCTGTTTCAATGCAGTG GGCCCTCAACTGAAGAAGGAATTATCTTCTTTCATTGACAAAGGACAAGAACTGTGTGCAGATTATTCAGAgaacacatttattgaatacaAGAAAAA ATTGGCAGAGAGATTAAGAGCAAAATTGCCTGATGCCAGCTCCACGGAACTCGAAGAACTCGTTGATAAGCGCTCAGACTTTGCCTCCAAATGCTGTTCCATAAACTCACCTCCTCTCTACTGTGATTCAGAG